The Sulfurospirillum diekertiae genomic sequence CGAAGCAATCAATCGCGATACAATCACATACGCCCATAAGCATTTTAATACCGAAGAGATCAAACAGATCAATTTTGCTGCCTTAATGCATGACATTGGAAAACTGGCTTCACCCGAACACATCCTCAATAAATCAACCAAATTGGAAGCATTATGCGACCGTATTGTGCTCATTGAGAGTCGTATTCAAACGATTGAAAAAGCTTTACATGTAAAACTTCTAGAAGACAAAATTGCTCTTCTAGAAGGTAAACAAATAGGTGATGTAACAACTTTAGAAAAAACATATGAACAGCAGATTAAAATGCTCCGTGAAATCTTTTTACTTCTCCAATCAAGTAACAATGGAGAACAGTTTCTCAGTGATGAGAAAGCTGCAAATATTAAAGCTATCGCTGAGCATCCATGGCATATTGGGAATGAAATCTATACAATTTTAACACCTGATGAAGCACATCATTTGAGCATACAAAAAGGAACGCTAACCTCAGAAGAGCGTGAAATAATTAACAATCATGCGAAGCTCAGTATTGATATTCTAAACCGCCTTCCCTTCCCTAAAAAATACCAACAAATTCCGCAAATTTCAGGGAATCACCATGAAAAGCTCAATGGAAAAGGCTATCCCCAAGGACTTAAGGGAGATGAAATTAGCTTTGAAGCACGTATTTTAGCCATTGCTGATATTTTTGAAGCCTTAACAGCAAGTGATCGCCCCTATAAGGCGGGTATGCCCCTCTCCACGGTTATGAAAATTCTTTATACCATGGCACAAGCAGGTGAATTGGACAAAGAGTTGGTCAAGTTTCTCTATACATCAAACATCTATCTTGAATATGCAAAAGCTTTTTTACCCGAACGTTGCATTGATGAAATTACGGTCGATTTTAACATGTTATAAGCGCTTTTCAACTGGTTAAATGATTTTTTAACCCATTTTGGATATAATCCTTAGTTCTACATTATTTTGAAAACAAAGGACATCTCTTATGACCACCGTTTTACTGGTATTACAATTTGTATTTACCGTTATTTTAACTGTTTCTGTACTCCTTCAAAAAAGTTCATCTATTGGTCTTGGCGCTTATAGTGGAAGTAACGAATCTCTCTTTGGAGCAAAAGGTCCAGCAGGATTTATGGCAAAATTTACATTTGTTATGGCAATCTTTTTCATTGCAAATACCCTTGCTTTAGGTTATTTTTACAACCAAACTAAAAAAGTTTCCATTGCTGAAGATATCAAAATTGAAAAAAGCGTTGTTCCAAGTGTTCCAGCTCCTGTTACAACAGCTCCATCAGCCCCAGAAGCTCCTAGCGCTAAATAATTAGCCATGAAATCCTTTTGGCTTGTATTATGTTTGAGTGTCATGGTATGGGCAGATGCCCATATCTTTATCTACCATCGTTTTAACGATTCAAGATATCCCTCAACCAATACAACACTTGAAGAACTTCGCAAAGAGTTTGACTACTTTAAAAAAAATGGCTACGAAGTCATTCCCCTTGAAAAACTAGTCCAAGCACTTCACAACAAAGAGACAATTCCAGATAATTGGATTGTTCTCACCGTTGATGATAACTATAAAAGCTTTTACGAACATGGCCTAGCACTCTTTAAAGAGTACCACTACCCCTTCACCATGTTCGTCTATGTCGGAGCAACGGAGCAAAAATACGGTGATTTTATGAGTTGGGACCAACTGAAAGAGACAGCCAAATATGGCTCTTTAGAGTTTCATTCTCTCAACCACCCCCATATGACAGAACTAAGTAATGAAGCACTTAAAAAAGACTTTGATGAGGGATTAGCCCTTTTTGAAAAGCATCTTGGTCTAAAGCCTCATTATTTTTCTTATCCTTTTGGCGAATTTAGCCCTCGAGTAAAAGCCATTGCACAAAGCTATGGTTTTGAAGCTATTTTAAACCAAACGATGGGTGCTGTTGCAAGCTTCAGCGATCCGCTTGATTTAGACCGCTCCGCACTGGTTGGCAAAAGCGATTTAACTGGATTTTTAAAATATAAAGCCCTTGAAGCCACCTGGTTTGAACCTACGGTATTGCTCAGTGATGGCAAACTTGGCGCTTTACATGTAAAAGCACAAACCACTTCGACTAAAGGCGGTATTTACATCAGCGAACATGGATATCAAGAAGTGAGTCTCAGTGATGGTGTGTTTGAAGCACAAATCAATAAAATACTCACCAAAGATCGCACGCGGATCATCGTCTCTGTGGGCAACAAAATTTCAACGAAACTACTTGTAAAGGATAAATATGGAACTCAATAAAATCTATGCTGAACAAAAAGAGCATATGGAAAAATGTATCTCAGCACTCAAACGCGACTTTATAACCATTCGTAGTGGTAAAGTTTCTACCTCAATTTTGGATAATATTCATGTCGATTACTATGGAACACCAACAGGCCTTAGTCAAGTAGCGACTGTTTTAGCCACTGATGCAACCACCATCACCATCTCTCCCTGGGAAAAAAAGATGCTCAGAGAGATCGAAAAAGCGATTATGCAAGCGAACATTGGCGTCAATCCTAACAACGATGGCGAAACCATTAAACTTTTCTTCCCTCCAATGACAACCGAGCAACGCAAAGAGGGAGCAAAACAAGCTAAAGCGATGGGCGATAAAGCCAAAATTGCGATTCGAAATGTCCGTAAAGATTCTAATGATCAAGTCAAAAAACTTGAAAAAGATAAAGTGATCACTGAAGATGGTTCTAAAAAAGGACAAGATGAAGTACAAAAAATCACCGATGCAACCGTTTCAAAAGTCGACGAACTCGTCAGAGAAAAAGAATCTGAACTTCTCAAAATTTAAGGCAAACCATGCACATTGAAAAAATTTATAAAGATGCCAATGCACTTTTAGAGGGTCACTTTTTACTCAGCAGTGGTAAACACTCACACTACTACCTTCAAAGTGCCAAAGTCTTGGAAGACCCCAAAGTGGCTGAGCAATTAGCCGTGGCATTAGCCAAAATGATTAACGCTTCCAACCTTGAAATTGACACCATTTGTTCCCCCGCACTCGGAGGCGTTTTAGCAGGGTATGAGCTTGCGCGCGCCCTTGGAAAACGTTTTATTTTTGCCGAGCGTGTCAATGGAGAAATGACGATTCGCAGAGGCTTTGAAGTATCAAAAGGTGAAAAAATCCTTGTCTGCGAAGACATTATCACCACGGGCGGTTCTGCCTTAGAAGCGGCAAAAATTGCCGAAAGTATGGGTGGTGTGATCGTTGGATTTGCAGCGCTTGCGAACCGCGGTTTTTGTAAACGTGTGGGAAGCGATTTAGCAGGAAAGCCTACATGTAAACTTCCTAATGATGCACCATTTTTTGCGTTAGCTGATTTTGAATTTGACATTTATGAGCCAAGCGAATGCCCTTTATGTAAAGAAGGCAGCATAGCAATCAAACCAGGCAGCAGAGGAAACTAAGTTTTAATGAGATGGAGAGAAAGCAAAAGAGGGATAAAAAAAGAGTTGAAAACCTCTTTACCTTCTTACTCCATCGCCCCCTTTACCCAGCGTTTTAAAGCTTTTGTCGTAGATTCATTTATGCTTTTGATGCCGATTTTATACATCGTTTTTTATCTCGTTTATGGCTCACGTGAAGGCTTTGCGGCACATATGCTTCAAGGATGGCTTTTGATTCTCCTTCCTTATGGCGCCCTTACCCTTTTCTTTCTCAAACGAAAAGGTCAAACCCCAGGGTATAAAGCGTATGATCTTTTACTGATTGATCTTAGCGCCAAACAAAAAATCTCTCTCGTGCAGCTCCTTATACGTTATCTTTGCATGCTTTTGACCGCTTTTACGATCATCGGACTTTTGTTACCACTGATACGCAAAGACAACCTAGCACTCTATGATATTGTAAGCCAAACTGCACCCATTGTTAAATGATCTTTTTTAAAATCTCTGGGTTTTTCTTTTCGTACTTCTCGGTTACCAGTGTGTATGTTATTTTTATGCCAAAAATTTTGCAAACGATCGGTTACAGTGCACCTCAAATTGGTGCTATTTTTGCCTTAGCCCCTTTAATGCGTTTTTTTCGTACCCTTTTCTTTCTGAAACATTTTGAACTCAATCAAAAGGTCTTTTACACAGCCCTTGGTGGCGCTATCCTTTCCATTGTACTCTTCTACCCAACCATTCACCATTTCTACCTCTTTATGCTTCCTAATATGCTTCTTGGAGCCTGTTTGGGCATGATATTGCCCTACATTGAAACCTATGCGATGGAACATCTACAAAAAGAGCGTTTTGGAAAATCACGCCTGTTTGGCTCTATCGGTTTTATGCTGATTGGCATTGTCTTAGCACGCCACTTGGAAAACTACACCAATGGCTTACATTATCTACTTTTAGCGATTAGCGCAACGGCTTTGTTTGCCTATTGGCTCACACAGAACAATGTTCATTTTACAACGGCAAATCTCACCAAAGAAGAGCCTTTTCACTTTTTACATGTAAAGTATTTATGGATCAGTCTTTTCTTAATGCAGGTCAGTTTTGGGGGATTTTATAACTTCTTTACCATTTACGAAACAGCGCATGGAATTAGCCTTGAAATGACCAGTTACTTGTGGGCTTTTGGTGTCATTTGTGAAATTATACTGTTCTATTTTCAAGCACCTTTATTGAAACGCTTTAGCCTTTTAGCCTTGGTGAAATTGGGAGTTTTGACAACAGCCCTTCGTTGGTTCTTACTCTTTGCCTTTCCCTCATCACTTTGGATCTCCTATCTTTCTCAATCTATGCATGCCTTTAGCTTTGCACTGCATCATACTGCAGCCCTTAGCCTTCTGTACACACTATATGCGAACAAAAAACTGGCAGCTCAATTTTACTATGGTTTCTCTTTTGGATTAGGAGGATTTGTCGGGGCACTACTTGCAGGGTATTTTTACGGTGAGTATCTTTACGTATATGCAAGCTTCATCGCACTACTCTCGCTAGGAAGCTTGATGCTTTTCAAGGGGAAAGAATAAAGTTTTTAATGTAAATCGTCTCAATTTGATACCCAAATGTATTTTCCAACATATCAATCAGTTCCTCTTTAAGACGCTCTTTTCCACTGACCGTCTCAAGACCATTGGCATCCATTGCATTAAGATACTGTAAAACGGCATTACGCACGTTATCCATATTACCTTGCAACGATTTCTTGCTGGTATTGCTTTTCATAACCAAGGCAATATCCGCTTTTAGAATCTTATATTTTTGGGATCTAATATTGATATAAATTGTATCCAGACTGACTTCTCTAGCATCTGTACTTAAATTGTTTGCCTTTTTTGCAACAGGAGATGACGTATAAGAGGATTCGTTATTATTATCTTTAAGTATATAATTTAGTATCAAAAAGCCTATAATAAGCAACAGCACAATAAAAGCTAAAGAGAATTTGAGTAGTTTTTCATTAAACATTTATTGTTTACTCCATAGTTTTTCATTTAGTTTGAATTCATTGACAATACTTACAATCATGCTCAAAAGTTCAAAGTAGTCTTTAATAGAGGTAAATTCTAACAATGAATGTGATAATATCGGTTCAAACAACGGTTTTGTGTAGTGCATCGCCAAATAAAGTTTTGAATCAACAAAAGAGAGATAAAGAGGTTTACCTACTTTCGTGCGAAATTGCACTATCTCTTCCATTAATGAATGCGATAAAATATAACGGCTTTCGATCGGATCATCCCCATACGTTACAAAAAATTTTTCAAACACAGGATGATCAAGCTTGATCAATTTTCCTCTTTGTAAATTCATTCCTTGCATCCAAGAACCAAGCACTCCGAATGTACGCTCTGCTATATCGGGTAGAACAACGACTTTAGAGTGAAATATTTTATTAAAATCAGCAATAAAAAAAAGCCCTTGGAAAATATCAACCCACTCCTCTTTGTTGTCGGTATCCCGTACTTTTTGCTCTACATGTAAATCACAAAAGCGTACATCCA encodes the following:
- a CDS encoding flagellar basal body-associated FliL family protein; the protein is MFNEKLLKFSLAFIVLLLIIGFLILNYILKDNNNESSYTSSPVAKKANNLSTDAREVSLDTIYINIRSQKYKILKADIALVMKSNTSKKSLQGNMDNVRNAVLQYLNAMDANGLETVSGKERLKEELIDMLENTFGYQIETIYIKNFILSP
- the secG gene encoding preprotein translocase subunit SecG, yielding MTTVLLVLQFVFTVILTVSVLLQKSSSIGLGAYSGSNESLFGAKGPAGFMAKFTFVMAIFFIANTLALGYFYNQTKKVSIAEDIKIEKSVVPSVPAPVTTAPSAPEAPSAK
- a CDS encoding MFS transporter, encoding MPKILQTIGYSAPQIGAIFALAPLMRFFRTLFFLKHFELNQKVFYTALGGAILSIVLFYPTIHHFYLFMLPNMLLGACLGMILPYIETYAMEHLQKERFGKSRLFGSIGFMLIGIVLARHLENYTNGLHYLLLAISATALFAYWLTQNNVHFTTANLTKEEPFHFLHVKYLWISLFLMQVSFGGFYNFFTIYETAHGISLEMTSYLWAFGVICEIILFYFQAPLLKRFSLLALVKLGVLTTALRWFLLFAFPSSLWISYLSQSMHAFSFALHHTAALSLLYTLYANKKLAAQFYYGFSFGLGGFVGALLAGYFYGEYLYVYASFIALLSLGSLMLFKGKE
- a CDS encoding polysaccharide deacetylase family protein, which gives rise to MKSFWLVLCLSVMVWADAHIFIYHRFNDSRYPSTNTTLEELRKEFDYFKKNGYEVIPLEKLVQALHNKETIPDNWIVLTVDDNYKSFYEHGLALFKEYHYPFTMFVYVGATEQKYGDFMSWDQLKETAKYGSLEFHSLNHPHMTELSNEALKKDFDEGLALFEKHLGLKPHYFSYPFGEFSPRVKAIAQSYGFEAILNQTMGAVASFSDPLDLDRSALVGKSDLTGFLKYKALEATWFEPTVLLSDGKLGALHVKAQTTSTKGGIYISEHGYQEVSLSDGVFEAQINKILTKDRTRIIVSVGNKISTKLLVKDKYGTQ
- a CDS encoding RDD family protein; amino-acid sequence: MKTSLPSYSIAPFTQRFKAFVVDSFMLLMPILYIVFYLVYGSREGFAAHMLQGWLLILLPYGALTLFFLKRKGQTPGYKAYDLLLIDLSAKQKISLVQLLIRYLCMLLTAFTIIGLLLPLIRKDNLALYDIVSQTAPIVK
- the pyrE gene encoding orotate phosphoribosyltransferase; protein product: MHIEKIYKDANALLEGHFLLSSGKHSHYYLQSAKVLEDPKVAEQLAVALAKMINASNLEIDTICSPALGGVLAGYELARALGKRFIFAERVNGEMTIRRGFEVSKGEKILVCEDIITTGGSALEAAKIAESMGGVIVGFAALANRGFCKRVGSDLAGKPTCKLPNDAPFFALADFEFDIYEPSECPLCKEGSIAIKPGSRGN
- the frr gene encoding ribosome recycling factor; this translates as MELNKIYAEQKEHMEKCISALKRDFITIRSGKVSTSILDNIHVDYYGTPTGLSQVATVLATDATTITISPWEKKMLREIEKAIMQANIGVNPNNDGETIKLFFPPMTTEQRKEGAKQAKAMGDKAKIAIRNVRKDSNDQVKKLEKDKVITEDGSKKGQDEVQKITDATVSKVDELVREKESELLKI
- a CDS encoding DUF3137 domain-containing protein, coding for MKPNLASLLDYYYESMYPELKVLEEKRLSTIATLKKAAFILLILSFVIFFVLNQSVILKPLHAALVSGMSAFLIFMFIYRHESAGYGALFKDQVIEKIIHFLDPSLIYSKMSSISELEYQRSELFLASYDRFVGNDLVTGKIEGVDVRFCDLHVEQKVRDTDNKEEWVDIFQGLFFIADFNKIFHSKVVVLPDIAERTFGVLGSWMQGMNLQRGKLIKLDHPVFEKFFVTYGDDPIESRYILSHSLMEEIVQFRTKVGKPLYLSFVDSKLYLAMHYTKPLFEPILSHSLLEFTSIKDYFELLSMIVSIVNEFKLNEKLWSKQ